ATGAACCCAGTCGATCCCACCGAGAGCCCTGACTGCCTTGAGATCGGCAATCTCTGGATCATCCAGATTCACCTCGTCTCCTACCTTGGGCAGACCTACACAGACTACGGCATCGCCATCCATGGCGCGAGCAACCTTCAGTCTTGATCCTTCCGCGATTCCGATGGCAGTGATACCCATCCCAGTCTGGGATGTGGGCATGTTTTTCTCCATGCTTCCGATCACAGCGAGTTCAGGGTCGAGTCCGGCAATGGTTGCTTCCTCCCGAATCCCCCTCAGAATCTCGTCGCCCGTCGGCTCTTTCTCCACACATAAGGTATCTACCAGTAGCATCGCCTCTGCTCCACATGCCACGATCTCCATCAGGGGCACCCTGGCGGTGAACCGTCCTACGACGTACCCAGAGGCCTTGACCACATCCGCATCCTTGGGGCCGATGGCGCCGCACGAGTCACATGCCACAACAAGGGCCTGTCCACAAGGCATGTTGGATATCAGGAGGTCTCTGATCCGTTCCAGACTGGGAAGCACTCCTGCAGCAGCAGCCGAAGCGTTGCCGCAACCACCCCTCACCTTTATGGGGATCCCCGCTACACACATGTAGACCTCGTCGGCATGGGCAGAGACTATCTGGTTTGCCCACCCGAGAATGTCCCTGAACAGACGACCCAAGGGATATGCCGGCACAACTCCGCTGCCCACCTCGTTTGTGACCATCACAACATGCGAACCCGCCTTGGCAGCCGCTGAAGCCGCCTTTGCCAGCCTGGTGACTTCCTTCAGCACATTCTCCGTCTTGGCCGCATCAGACAGGTCTTCCGCCTGCCTCAGGAGGTGGTTGCTTGCAAATACTCCTAAGCAATCAATGAGGATAGCATCGTGCTCGCCCGTCTCAGCCTCTATAACACTCGCGACATCCAGGGGTTCCTCCACAGTAACCCACGACACAGGCCTTCGTTTCCTGTGCATCTCAACTCGGGCACGCATCTCGTCGTCTAGGGCCTCGCACGTAGCTGCGTAAAGCACCCTGTCCCCTGCGCATGCCGCCAGCTTCTCACCAAATGCGCTCTTTCCGCTTCGAGCGCCCCCGGTAACGAGAGTCAGTCTCCCATACTTGCCTTTTTCCACAGCACTTCTCCTTGTCTTAATGCCAGAACGCGGCGCCATCAACGGAGTCTTGTGGACGGGATGGTCGGTCACAAAGACCCTATCCCCGTACACACCAGTGACGTTCTCCTGGGTGAAGACGCTTCCGGGCGCGCCATGTGAATGGACTCCCCCATCTGTAATCATCAGGATTTCATCGCAATACATAGACGCGAGGCTCAGGTCGTGAAACACCCCGGCCACGGTTATTCCACACTCCGAACTCATCTTCTGCACCAAATCCAGGATCTCAACTTGATACCCCATATCAAGGTGTGATGTGGGTTCATCCAATAGCAGTATCTGCGGTTCCTGGGCAAGGGCGCGCGAAATGGCAGCACGTTGCCGCTCTCCTCCGCTAAGCGATGTAACGCGTCTTTGGGCCAAGTTGCCAATGCCAGTTGCTTTCATGGCCCACCCAACAGTCTCCCGATCGCCGTTGGTTTCACGCGCGAATCTGTTGAGATGGGGAAGCCTCCCCAGCATTACGAACTCCTCTAGCGTGAAGTCAAATTGTACCTGAGTGTCTTGGGGGACCACGGCAATGACCTTTGCGATCTGATCACGCTTCAGGCTTGCGATATCGCGTCCACTGGGCCCGCCCAGAAGAACCTGGCCACGCGATGGCTTGAAAAGCCCAGCCATACACTTCAGCAATGTGGTCTTTCCGGCCCCATTAGGACCCACGATTCCGAGGAAATGCCCGGATTCCAGGCTAAACGACACGTCGGAAAAGACACTTTGAGCGCCATATGAGAAGCTGAGACCGCGTACAACAATGCCCCCGTCCAATTGCCTCACTACCCGCTCACAAACTTTGCTAACCAAGGCCTCTCCGATATCTCGGATGAAAAGCAAAAGCCAAAAACCCCTGCCTCAAGAGAAGGCAGGGGTTGCGATCTTCATATGACAGACTCGTTACAGGAATGTCATAGAAAGTACCCACCTTTGCCCCGAAGGTCGATGGTACTTCCAACACAGGCAGGTCTCCTGACTTCCGGATCATGGCACTTGGCAGCGGCAGATGTCGACCCTCAGTTCTGCAGTTTCGTCAGACTGAGTCGCTGTAATGCTGCAACGCCGTGGCAACCTTCCCATCTCCCGCTTCTATCTCCCGTTTTCCATACCGCGCAAGACACCTACAGATCAGCGTGGACTTGGTTTTGGAGGTTGAAGCTTAAAGACAGTGGCTTATGCCGTCACTCCCCGGTTACAGTGGCGGGACCGTCCAGGACTTGCACCTGGTTCCCTATTATCCCACTTGGGGCGCCTAGTTGGCGCTTATTTACTTGTCCTCCAAAACTATACCCTAAGTGTACGAAACGCGCAAGGAGGGGTTTTTGATCTGGGTTCTCACCGATCATGCGCGAATCCGGTCTGGCTTCGCGCCGCCGTCGCGACTCGGTCTACCTCAGGAGTGACTTCTGGTAGTCGGAGAATACCTGCTCATTGTGGTTCGGGGGCGCCTCGGCCACGTTGGGTGACACAAACACCGAAAGCTTGTGCCCTCTCTCCACGAGCTTTCTCGCGGTCTCAGAGAGCAGGGACATGGTTATCGCCACTGCGGCGAGGGTTGACCCCGCTCCCACAGGCTCGATCTGCCCCTCGATGCGTACGAGGGCGTCCTCGAGGGGCACGCAGTTGTCGATCATCACGTCAGCGATATCGCCAAGCTTGTGACCGCTTGAGTGTATGGCCCTGGCCGACCTCTGGTTGTCGCCCGAGGTCACGGCAACGACGGAGAGCCCACGGTCTTTGGCGTAGAGCGCTGCTTCAACGGGAGCAGCGTTCACGCCGCCGTGGGAATACACCAGCATCACGTCACCCGCTCTGAACTCGAAGCTCTTCAGGAAGTTAGCCACATATCCCTCGCGCCGCTCGATCCACAGAAGCTCCGGGGCGCCGCCCGGGCCTATTACGTTAAACCACATAAGCCTAGGATCCATGAGCGGATGGACCCCTACGAAGCTCCCGTAGCGAGGGAATATGTCGAGAACTGGTATCACCGAGTGTCCACTGCCGAACACATGGACGAGGCCGCCGGAGGCTATCGCGCGCGCCATAAGCTCCGAGGCCTTCATGATAGTGTCACGTTGCGTGTTGTGGATCCTCTGCAGCACGTCGGTCGCCCGATCCATATAATCGACCCTGTTCGACTTGCCTGACATCTGCTGTACCCCCTTACACCCTTTCATCAGTGGCGCAGAATGTGTCTAGCGCTATCTTCGCTGCTCCTACTACCCCTGCCGCTGGTCCCAATGCAGCTGGCCCTACTCTCACGGCCGCGGCGGCCGCTGGCTGCGCGAGACCTGACACGCAGTTGAGAATCTCTTTGAACAGGTCATCATGGCGGCAGTACTCAAGCCCCACGCCGCCCCCTATTACCACGACATCGGGGTTAAGAGTGCTCACGATATTGGCCACTCCCATCCCAACGTATCTGGCAGCCTGCATGAGAACACAGGCGGCGTGCTCGTCCCCTGCCTCGTATGCAGAGAACAGCTGCCGTGCGTCGGAATACTCTGGCGTCGCAGGTTTGCAGCTACTGCCCAAGCCAGGCCCGCTCCTAGCTCTGGTGTTCGCGATCCTCACTATGCCTGGCCCTGCGCACATCGCCTCGAAGTGAGGGGTTCTGCGCTCCAAGGCCTCGCACACGGCGTCTGGATCAAGCGCGAACCATCCCACTCCGCCCGGCATTCCCGACGCTCCCCGGAACAACCGCCCGTTCAGTATCAAGCCCGCCCCCACGCCCGTGCCGATGATCAGGAATACCACATTCTCCTTGCCAGCAGCAGCTCCAATCCACGCTTCACCAGCAACGGCGGCGTTGCCGTCGAAGTCCATGGCTATCTGCTCCCTGCCCAGTAGCCCTTTCAGAGCGTCCACGAGCCCGAAACCCCGGAACCCGGGGATATTGGGCGCCCACACCACTTCTCGCCGCGTACTATCGAGCACCGCGGGGATGCCTATGCCAACCGGGAGCGTGGCGCGGCGCCGCATCCCGTCCGGGCGGACGCCGATGCCCATGGCCTGTTCCTCCGCAGACCGAATCAGGCCCGCTACCTGTTCCGTAGTGACGTTCGGATCTGCCTCCGAGGATGCTATGAGTGCTCGTGCGCGGCTCAGCATGTTGCCGTGAGAGTCCACCACACCTGCTGCGATTTTAGTGCCACCTATGTCAACGCCGACAGCCAGATCCGTCGCCATAGCCTTTGTGATCACTCCTTGACTCCTGACATGGTGATGCCTCGGACATAGTACCTCTGAAGGGATGCGAAAATGGCCATAACAGGGAGTATACCCAAGGTCAGGCCGGCCAGCACCAGGTGGGCATTCCTGTTGGGGTCAAACGAGGTCTCCAGCATCTTCAGTCCCACCGTGAGGGTAGAGAGTTCAGGCGCGGAGGTCGCCACCACCAGAGGCCAGAAGAGGTTGTTCCATTGGGAGATGAAGGTGTATATGCCCACGGTGACAAGGGCAGGCCTGGTGGCTGGCATTATGATGCTCCAGAGTATCCGGGCCTCTGAGGCCCCGTCTATCCTTGCGGCGTCGATTATACTATCCGGAATCCCAATCATGAACTGCCTCATCAGGAACACTCCCCAGGCGCTCACGGCAAACGGGAGTATGAGGGCCAAACGCGAATGAAGCAGGCCTCCGCCTCCCTGACCAAGCCAGTTGTTGCCCCCCGCAAAGGGCATGTGTCTCATCATGTAGTACACAGGTATTATGAAGAGGAACGAAGGCAGCATCATGGTTGCGAGAATGCCCCTGAAGATCAGATCGCGCCCGGGGAAACTGTACTTCGACAGGGCAAACCCCGCCATTGCGCTGGTGATGACCACAGATACGCTTATCCCTCCCGCCACGATGAAACTGTTGAGGTAGTACCTCCCGAGCGGAACCTCTGTTACGGCGGCCTTGAAGTTGCGCCACTGTGGCACTTTGGGAACCCATACAGGCGGCGCCGCCACCAACTCCGCGCGGGTCTTCAGTGCGGAAAGGGCAAGCCATGCAAAGGGGAGAACCATTGTGGCCGCAAGGAGCACCAGAAGTATGGTCCCTACCAGAGTCGGCTTACTGTATCGGTCCACAGGCAACACCCCCGAAAGATCAATAGCTCTCCACCCCGCCGCGCCCGAACGCACGGAGTTGCAGGAGGGAAATCCCCATCACGATGAAGAACAGGACGTACGCCATGGCAGACGCGCGTCCCATCTTCATGTACTCGAACGCAGTCTGATACATGTGCACCACCAGGGTCATCGTGCTGTTGACAGGGCCGCCGGCCTTGCCGAGAGTGGGAGCGGTCATGGCCACGATGAAGTCGAATACCTGCCAGGCTACGATCGTGTCGGTCACGAACACGAAGAGCAAGGCGATACTCAGAGGCACGCTCGTGACCACGAACACCAGGGTGTTCAGCAGTGTCTTCAGGAATACCGGATCCTCTCGGAATATGTGGGCGTAGTTGCCGAGCCCAACTGACTCCGCCCTAAATGGCGGAGTAAGCATGTTCCACTCGCGAAAGCTCAGATACAGGGAGCTAATAACCGGGAATATGAGGAACACGGCATAGAAGATCAGAGTAGGCAGGAGAAAGAGCCATGCCGCCTTTGTGCGTGATCTCACGTGGCGCCACCTCTCATTTCAGGAGCTCAGATCATCCTCGAATCCCCGAGAGGGGGCCAGCGGCCGCCTGATGGATTTGGAGCGCCTCGGCCGCTGGTCGTCTGGTCGTTCGAGCATCACTTGTAGTACTTGGCCAGGATGGAGTTGATCTGTGCTGCTGCAGAGTCGAGAGCCGACTTAGCGTCTTTCTTCCCATACCAGGCCGCCATGATCTCGTTCATGAGTATGATCTTGATCTCCGCGCCCTGCGCCACATTGGGCTCAGCAATGGAGTTCTTCAGTTCTTGCACGAAGGTGGATGTGTACTGGTCATTCAGTTCCTTCGGGTGATTCTCTAGGTCGATCTTCCGGCTTGGCATGGCTCCCACGCCCTGAACCAGATAATCACCCATGCGAGTGGTCTGATTCGGCCCCTGTACCTGGGCCGTCATCCAGGTGAGGAAATCCCAGGCTTCCTTCTTGTGCTGGCTGTCCTTCCCCACCCCGGCGAACCATGTGTAAAGGGCGGTTGCGGGCTTCTTCATCACGGGAATCGGGGCAACGCCCACGTCGGAATAGCGCTCACCCATCGTCGTCTTGAGGTTATTCTCATCCCAAGGCGCCATTATCATCATGGCTATGTTGCCGTTCGGGAAATCCCAAACGCTCCCGTTCACATCGCTGCCTTTCTCTCGGAACAGCCTCAGTTGGGCTTCGAGCGCCTGCACGCCCTCTGGGGAGTTAAACAGGGCCTTCTTGAAGTCGGCGCTGAGGAATTCCCCACCGTTCGACCAGAGCATGGCCAGGAACGGGTGGACCACCGCCGACTCCCATCCCGCCAGGAACGTGAACCCGTACTGCCTTATATTCCCCTTGCCGTCGAACTTGGTAAGCTTCTTGGCCATCTCCACTAGCTGATCCCATGTCTTCGGGGGCTCGGTGAACCCGCCTTCCTTGAGGAGCCGCTTGTTGTACACCAGGCAGTAGTTGTCTATCTCAGTCGGGATGCCCCGGATCTCGCCGTCAACCGTTGCGCCGTTCACAGCCACCGGCACGTAGTTCTTTCGAACGTCCTCCCTGATAGCTGCCGGAGGAGTGTCGAGTATCCCGGAGCGTACAAGCTCAACGCCCCATAGGGAGTACACATGGTATATGTCGGACGGCCGTCCGGAAACTGCGTCTATCTGTATCTTCTTCAGGTAGTCCTCAAAGGGCGTGACTTCCTTTGCAATCTCGATTTCGGGATGGAGCCTCTCATAGAGCTCTATGTATTGGTCAAGCCCTTCACGGTTGAAGTCAGTGTGGATGGACATGACAAGCTTGATCCTCTCACCGGCGAACACCGACGGAACGCATGTCGCCAGGAACATTAGGGAAACGAGAATGACGCTCAGCCATCTCTTCACTACTTGGCGCCCCCAATCAAATTGTGGTTCACTCACCCAATTACACTCCGACAGGGCATTTTCAGGCGCCGGCGCTTGCCGCTCCTCCACATCACCCCCACGGTCACCATGACCTCGAGCTTCTCGGAACCGCCACCATATCCCTACATATCAGGCGCTTGGAGTTCGACATCTAGGACGTACTTGTCGCCGCGCAGGATCGATTCTACGTATTCCACCGGGCGATTGTCTGGCAGATACGCAAGCCTCTTGACGGCGAACGCCGGAGAGCCCTCCGGCACGTCCAGAATTCCGGCTTCCGGCTCGCTCACACTCACCGCGCAGTATGATTCCTTCCCACGGAACGGGCAGAGCTCGAAATCCTCTGCGAGTATCCTGTACAGAGATCCTTCCAGCATATCGCCCTTCTCCGCAAGGGTGGGCGCCAGTGCAAGTGGAACATATGAGGTTTGGACTGCAAGAGCCCCCCCATCGGCTATCCTAAGACGCCGGATCAGTGTCACCTCGTCGCCTTCGCGTATGCCCAGAGCCTCGGCCACCATCCGCCTAGCTGGCACGACATCGATCTCCAGCACAGTGGTTGATGGCGCCA
This sequence is a window from Clostridia bacterium. Protein-coding genes within it:
- a CDS encoding ROK family protein gives rise to the protein MITKAMATDLAVGVDIGGTKIAAGVVDSHGNMLSRARALIASSEADPNVTTEQVAGLIRSAEEQAMGIGVRPDGMRRRATLPVGIGIPAVLDSTRREVVWAPNIPGFRGFGLVDALKGLLGREQIAMDFDGNAAVAGEAWIGAAAGKENVVFLIIGTGVGAGLILNGRLFRGASGMPGGVGWFALDPDAVCEALERRTPHFEAMCAGPGIVRIANTRARSGPGLGSSCKPATPEYSDARQLFSAYEAGDEHAACVLMQAARYVGMGVANIVSTLNPDVVVIGGGVGLEYCRHDDLFKEILNCVSGLAQPAAAAAVRVGPAALGPAAGVVGAAKIALDTFCATDERV
- a CDS encoding SIS domain-containing protein; this translates as MSGKSNRVDYMDRATDVLQRIHNTQRDTIMKASELMARAIASGGLVHVFGSGHSVIPVLDIFPRYGSFVGVHPLMDPRLMWFNVIGPGGAPELLWIERREGYVANFLKSFEFRAGDVMLVYSHGGVNAAPVEAALYAKDRGLSVVAVTSGDNQRSARAIHSSGHKLGDIADVMIDNCVPLEDALVRIEGQIEPVGAGSTLAAVAITMSLLSETARKLVERGHKLSVFVSPNVAEAPPNHNEQVFSDYQKSLLR
- the cobU gene encoding bifunctional adenosylcobinamide kinase/adenosylcobinamide-phosphate guanylyltransferase, with amino-acid sequence MLFIRDIGEALVSKVCERVVRQLDGGIVVRGLSFSYGAQSVFSDVSFSLESGHFLGIVGPNGAGKTTLLKCMAGLFKPSRGQVLLGGPSGRDIASLKRDQIAKVIAVVPQDTQVQFDFTLEEFVMLGRLPHLNRFARETNGDRETVGWAMKATGIGNLAQRRVTSLSGGERQRAAISRALAQEPQILLLDEPTSHLDMGYQVEILDLVQKMSSECGITVAGVFHDLSLASMYCDEILMITDGGVHSHGAPGSVFTQENVTGVYGDRVFVTDHPVHKTPLMAPRSGIKTRRSAVEKGKYGRLTLVTGGARSGKSAFGEKLAACAGDRVLYAATCEALDDEMRARVEMHRKRRPVSWVTVEEPLDVASVIEAETGEHDAILIDCLGVFASNHLLRQAEDLSDAAKTENVLKEVTRLAKAASAAAKAGSHVVMVTNEVGSGVVPAYPLGRLFRDILGWANQIVSAHADEVYMCVAGIPIKVRGGCGNASAAAAGVLPSLERIRDLLISNMPCGQALVVACDSCGAIGPKDADVVKASGYVVGRFTARVPLMEIVACGAEAMLLVDTLCVEKEPTGDEILRGIREEATIAGLDPELAVIGSMEKNMPTSQTGMGITAIGIAEGSRLKVARAMDGDAVVCVGLPKVGDEVNLDDPEIADLKAVRALGGIDWVHEIVPVGSQGIRAEAEALAKGSGLEFRLESEPELEHDAGVDVTKSAGPATCVVVACEDRKWRELAACVGKPVAHVGRVVRP
- a CDS encoding carbohydrate ABC transporter permease, translating into MDRYSKPTLVGTILLVLLAATMVLPFAWLALSALKTRAELVAAPPVWVPKVPQWRNFKAAVTEVPLGRYYLNSFIVAGGISVSVVITSAMAGFALSKYSFPGRDLIFRGILATMMLPSFLFIIPVYYMMRHMPFAGGNNWLGQGGGGLLHSRLALILPFAVSAWGVFLMRQFMIGIPDSIIDAARIDGASEARILWSIIMPATRPALVTVGIYTFISQWNNLFWPLVVATSAPELSTLTVGLKMLETSFDPNRNAHLVLAGLTLGILPVMAIFASLQRYYVRGITMSGVKE
- a CDS encoding ABC transporter substrate-binding protein, yielding MKRWLSVILVSLMFLATCVPSVFAGERIKLVMSIHTDFNREGLDQYIELYERLHPEIEIAKEVTPFEDYLKKIQIDAVSGRPSDIYHVYSLWGVELVRSGILDTPPAAIREDVRKNYVPVAVNGATVDGEIRGIPTEIDNYCLVYNKRLLKEGGFTEPPKTWDQLVEMAKKLTKFDGKGNIRQYGFTFLAGWESAVVHPFLAMLWSNGGEFLSADFKKALFNSPEGVQALEAQLRLFREKGSDVNGSVWDFPNGNIAMMIMAPWDENNLKTTMGERYSDVGVAPIPVMKKPATALYTWFAGVGKDSQHKKEAWDFLTWMTAQVQGPNQTTRMGDYLVQGVGAMPSRKIDLENHPKELNDQYTSTFVQELKNSIAEPNVAQGAEIKIILMNEIMAAWYGKKDAKSALDSAAAQINSILAKYYK
- a CDS encoding GntR family transcriptional regulator: MVTTMSRESRIPLYCQIYDALRERIENGAYLPGNQIPTEAELSRNFAVSSITVKQAVKKLVSEGALYRIQGKGTFVCQPKVNRKLNRLISFNDEMLQKGMAPSTTVLEIDVVPARRMVAEALGIREGDEVTLIRRLRIADGGALAVQTSYVPLALAPTLAEKGDMLEGSLYRILAEDFELCPFRGKESYCAVSVSEPEAGILDVPEGSPAFAVKRLAYLPDNRPVEYVESILRGDKYVLDVELQAPDM